In Ktedonobacteraceae bacterium, a genomic segment contains:
- a CDS encoding serine/threonine-protein kinase, whose protein sequence is MASQGPLSGQRLGNKYLLGELLGSGGFGDVYKAQNLYLNRPQAIKVLLEKHFSDVSFCQRFIREAQTLAGLSHPNILPVYDFELEGNRAFLVMPFISGGTLHDILKQRGQLNLQETENYLTQICAALDYAHARNVVHLDLKPLNLLHQDGILLLSDFGLAHLMKEGAVEGGSSLRFGSPHYMAPEHLQGLPQQRSDIYALGVMLYQMLAGELPFRGTTPESIMLKHLTEPPPPLRSRRSDLPSNLEPVIGKAMAKNPAARYETAGKLLVDFKAAVSKPATQLHQSSPYNPPLAPTIPARNPSVALYNQGSLSTPNTPGVSTTQNAFRGTPYTGQPAPQKATTIGHPILRHSLIFGSILGIVSIILFYTNIYLDVGGFNIFSLLLFIFFSLFAGQGSSKKTRKIRTGIISGIYTSLIGEFIGFLSIWIQYQIFYIHGIEIIPVILLGLIGGTIGGVIGKLRSK, encoded by the coding sequence ATGGCTTCTCAAGGTCCGCTTTCTGGTCAAAGATTGGGGAACAAGTACCTCCTGGGCGAACTGCTTGGCAGTGGGGGATTTGGGGATGTCTACAAGGCACAAAATCTCTACCTCAACCGGCCACAGGCCATCAAAGTTCTGCTGGAGAAACATTTCAGTGATGTATCTTTCTGCCAGCGTTTTATTCGCGAAGCACAAACGCTGGCTGGCCTGAGCCATCCCAACATCCTGCCCGTCTACGACTTTGAACTAGAGGGCAACCGCGCCTTTCTCGTCATGCCCTTTATCAGTGGAGGAACGCTGCACGATATTTTGAAGCAGCGCGGTCAATTGAACCTGCAAGAGACCGAAAACTATCTCACACAAATCTGCGCGGCTTTAGACTACGCCCATGCCAGAAACGTCGTTCACCTTGACCTCAAACCGCTCAACCTGCTGCACCAGGATGGCATCCTCTTACTCTCAGATTTTGGACTGGCCCATTTGATGAAAGAGGGCGCGGTAGAGGGCGGTTCGAGCCTGCGTTTCGGCTCTCCACATTACATGGCGCCGGAGCATCTTCAAGGCCTGCCCCAGCAGCGCAGCGATATCTATGCTTTAGGCGTGATGCTCTACCAGATGCTGGCAGGCGAACTACCATTTCGCGGCACAACACCCGAATCAATCATGCTCAAACACCTTACTGAACCGCCGCCTCCTTTACGTTCAAGGCGATCAGACCTGCCTTCCAACCTGGAGCCAGTGATAGGGAAAGCAATGGCGAAAAACCCGGCTGCGAGATACGAGACGGCGGGGAAATTACTGGTGGATTTCAAAGCAGCTGTCTCGAAGCCAGCTACGCAATTGCATCAATCTTCGCCATACAATCCACCTCTTGCACCAACGATACCAGCCAGGAATCCCTCGGTTGCGCTTTATAACCAGGGATCGCTTTCTACTCCAAACACTCCGGGCGTATCTACGACGCAAAATGCTTTCAGAGGCACACCATATACAGGACAGCCTGCACCTCAGAAGGCAACAACAATTGGCCATCCTATTTTGCGGCACAGCCTTATTTTCGGAAGCATCCTTGGTATTGTATCTATTATTCTTTTTTATACTAACATTTATCTTGATGTCGGAGGATTCAACATTTTCTCTTTGCTTTTGTTTATATTTTTCAGCCTGTTTGCGGGTCAAGGTTCTTCGAAGAAAACTAGAAAAATAAGAACAGGGATCATTTCAGGTATATATACATCATTGATAGGAGAATTTATTGGTTTTTTAAGCATTTGGATTCAATATCAAATCTTTTACATTCATGGTATTGAGATAATACCAGTAATCCTGCTTGGACTCATTGGAGGAACTATCGGCGGAGTTATTGGCAAACTGCGTTCAAAATAA
- a CDS encoding HEAT repeat domain-containing protein, translated as MSKEQYATESAAQARMIDRSIGSSVRSGETRSRLLHFLIGPGIALVLICIEVILWILNPFHLFGRNAPHSLASLLTTLVHTPLLLVIPLFELLIISGLVLLSERPLAIRAYLREIQSNLEDYRTLYTPLTTWKVAYNTNLAYHQDTADPTISTPSQSMSLSELARERHSHLLVLGSAGMGKTTFLRLYQYTCLQRWAALMSGRDHIPIYIPLSQYSLFLQALKETTSTEAMGNGTLLDFLLSGDLPGLHHLRPYLNRLMARGRIVFLCDGLDEVDEQYQAVVNTEVAQLMSQQQNRLVVTGSEAHFRRQQELVRAASENLVARATFLPLDMAQIRSFIEQYIDSGASLVIARSGNDRRHTAGQIIDVITHSPVRHQYSNPMLLFVLLEIIDKIGVEQARHIDTRGRLLQEFVMCVMRHASSTLDQHSEVPEEKEILFFLGELAWAGGADKSAVGTINRPLRGPGQIDSHEERRGDQGVSRDEKEQLLQFARRATLIEENPGGTIRFRHQLIAAYLVGYYFNTVMGESTATGQAGQIDNGAMLQRLLSDVECHAVAIVMWAGQVDNAVALAERITAQAQEAPIETLVFSMLCIGTAWSGSQGENAGRVGMPPTVEKVAAAVLSDASSRQQLADLFTRCAVSGGEEIYQSLFPILLIDGAELFIPLLDPLIVPDLLFKELCAIVDNGAYDQQVKRLVRVLGHCGATAVPRAAELSQVGAGRSLRLRSAAINILGGTGESSAVPPLLVCLGDQDQFVMNRAISALIRLGPEHALLLLLEELANHTPSAVRKQIQLAALKILERFLGESSPARRLNQTQYQSIINLLLAVLSANYAAEVQEAAREILVQQGQSESGEKAIDLLVQNLASSDEGTARSALKTLEDIGPAATSRLIGLLRQQPPELVRVRIVEVFGYVRDERALPYLLTLLADPSMTVQQYVALALRAYAPASIAGLIDVVLHGDSEFVATRAEQVLGDIGEDVVNPVIQALSPVEPERTHLLVHVLERVRDPRALPALIPLLQTAQAGQTLLLAVIHALGEFADARAVPPLLAILAHSNPLLHEGAINALSRLGEVALDQLIEALEVYQDAELIARVQRAILGMAHFPGEQLLNSLARGSDAQAERIIDIFLEKGAEAAQVLVANLFHSNRRVQDCVRLMVGEMSGRIIVPALLDELHRPEAHWREVITEYLLRHPQEAVPPLVALLDDPERGDPAFAVLSNFGPEILPMLVPGLDSLNNLAQERSRHIVVELVRQIPEAIHEAVQLFNLGLPQRARETLVHVLVYDLAEISIPTLLQGLEDAHLVGHVSEVLVRIVQEDGRSGEIALNALLDSLRIEPRRHGAAFTLVDIGEKAVPGVGRLITDAEAHVAETAQNILSEMGVPAFAFIWSARSDTSNPERREAARTIFRKMRTVVIKDELVELLNSSELDKVSMALILLLERIHDEALQPGSEHEMIPALLEHVQTHSDEQASLRVLALLLLLGANMVLTHMVQALYDYPSHQERIIQAFLLLGEEAEESLLDMLHDPDAPTSLRAEAAGVLGIIAPHQDIREYASMLGEYGLWAGRSTGRSSLLQPDRLAISLRALGGLLAGGHWDINELLSMRNASREGSAERELYDILLGWRNSPRIALLQHDLENERQQRKQDVLNFTQKILELNAQVQELEEDLEQVRQEHSSRSEELEYATREIDHLRVNLNDAMQEKQTMRNRLQQALKENEALQTENQRWSAYCDRLEDEIKHLKGA; from the coding sequence ATGTCAAAAGAGCAGTACGCCACAGAATCCGCAGCTCAAGCCAGGATGATCGACAGGAGCATAGGGTCTTCTGTAAGATCAGGTGAGACGCGGTCGCGCTTACTCCATTTTCTGATTGGCCCTGGCATAGCGCTAGTCCTTATTTGCATTGAGGTGATTCTCTGGATACTTAATCCATTCCATCTATTCGGTAGAAATGCCCCACATAGCCTTGCAAGCCTGCTGACAACGCTCGTACACACTCCGCTATTGCTAGTCATTCCTCTCTTTGAACTGCTAATTATCAGTGGACTGGTGCTACTATCCGAAAGACCGCTTGCTATTCGCGCTTACCTGCGAGAAATACAGAGCAATCTAGAAGACTATCGCACTTTATATACGCCGCTGACGACCTGGAAAGTCGCATATAATACGAATCTGGCTTATCATCAAGATACTGCCGATCCCACGATTTCGACCCCATCCCAGAGCATGTCGTTGAGTGAACTCGCGCGGGAACGGCATTCGCACCTGTTAGTTCTGGGGTCGGCGGGCATGGGCAAAACGACGTTCCTGCGCCTGTACCAGTACACCTGCTTGCAGCGATGGGCCGCGTTGATGTCTGGTCGCGACCACATCCCCATCTATATTCCTTTGAGCCAGTACAGCCTCTTCCTCCAGGCACTCAAGGAGACGACTTCAACAGAGGCGATGGGAAATGGAACGTTACTTGATTTTCTGCTTAGTGGCGACCTTCCGGGTCTGCACCACCTGCGCCCGTATCTGAACAGATTAATGGCGCGGGGGCGTATCGTGTTCTTATGCGATGGTTTGGACGAGGTTGATGAGCAGTACCAGGCTGTAGTCAATACAGAAGTTGCGCAGTTGATGAGCCAGCAGCAAAACCGGCTGGTAGTCACCGGCAGCGAAGCGCATTTCCGACGGCAGCAAGAACTGGTGCGGGCGGCAAGCGAAAATCTGGTGGCACGGGCAACGTTTTTACCGCTTGATATGGCGCAGATTCGCAGCTTCATCGAGCAATACATCGATTCGGGGGCATCACTGGTCATTGCACGTTCAGGCAACGACCGGAGGCATACCGCGGGGCAAATTATCGATGTGATTACGCATAGTCCTGTTCGTCATCAATATTCTAACCCTATGTTGCTCTTCGTGCTGCTTGAGATCATCGATAAGATTGGCGTTGAACAGGCCAGGCACATTGATACGCGCGGGCGCCTTTTACAGGAATTTGTGATGTGCGTGATGCGGCATGCGTCAAGCACGTTAGATCAGCATTCGGAGGTTCCAGAAGAGAAAGAGATATTGTTCTTCCTTGGCGAACTGGCCTGGGCGGGGGGGGCCGATAAATCGGCGGTGGGCACGATCAATCGGCCCCTACGGGGACCAGGCCAGATAGATAGTCATGAGGAGCGGAGGGGAGATCAGGGAGTTAGCCGGGATGAGAAGGAGCAACTGCTGCAATTTGCACGACGCGCGACTCTGATCGAAGAAAATCCTGGTGGTACGATACGCTTCCGCCATCAATTGATTGCCGCGTACCTGGTTGGCTACTATTTCAATACTGTAATGGGAGAATCTACTGCAACAGGCCAGGCAGGACAGATAGACAATGGGGCGATGCTACAGCGTTTACTCAGTGATGTTGAATGCCACGCTGTAGCTATAGTGATGTGGGCCGGACAGGTAGATAACGCAGTAGCACTGGCCGAACGCATCACTGCACAGGCACAGGAAGCTCCTATAGAAACGCTGGTATTTAGCATGCTCTGTATTGGTACGGCCTGGTCAGGATCGCAGGGTGAGAATGCCGGTCGGGTAGGAATGCCGCCAACAGTGGAGAAAGTTGCGGCGGCAGTTTTGAGTGATGCGAGTTCGCGCCAACAATTGGCAGATCTCTTTACTCGCTGCGCTGTGAGCGGGGGCGAGGAAATCTATCAATCGCTGTTCCCAATATTGTTGATTGATGGCGCTGAACTGTTTATACCGCTTCTCGATCCCTTGATTGTTCCCGATCTGCTTTTCAAAGAACTGTGTGCGATTGTAGATAACGGGGCTTACGATCAGCAGGTCAAACGGCTGGTGCGCGTTCTGGGGCATTGCGGGGCGACAGCTGTTCCTCGCGCGGCAGAACTGTCGCAGGTCGGGGCCGGCAGAAGCCTGCGTTTGCGCTCCGCGGCGATTAATATCCTTGGCGGGACCGGTGAATCGAGCGCGGTACCCCCTTTACTTGTCTGTCTGGGCGATCAGGATCAATTCGTGATGAATCGGGCCATCAGCGCGTTAATTCGCCTTGGCCCTGAACATGCGCTATTGCTTTTGCTAGAAGAATTGGCAAATCATACGCCATCGGCGGTGCGAAAACAAATTCAGCTGGCAGCACTCAAAATCTTAGAGCGCTTTCTTGGGGAATCAAGCCCTGCGAGGCGACTCAATCAAACACAATATCAGAGCATCATTAATCTTCTCCTGGCGGTGCTGTCCGCGAATTATGCAGCAGAGGTGCAGGAGGCGGCGCGAGAAATCCTTGTGCAGCAGGGTCAGAGCGAGAGTGGGGAAAAGGCCATTGACTTACTGGTACAGAATCTCGCGTCAAGTGATGAGGGAACGGCTCGCAGCGCGCTCAAGACGTTGGAAGATATCGGCCCGGCGGCGACTTCGCGCCTGATAGGGCTACTACGCCAGCAGCCGCCGGAACTGGTGCGTGTACGCATTGTCGAGGTGTTCGGATACGTGCGCGATGAGCGTGCATTGCCCTATCTTCTCACGCTGCTGGCTGATCCTTCTATGACGGTGCAGCAATATGTTGCGCTTGCTTTGCGCGCTTATGCTCCTGCAAGCATTGCCGGTCTCATTGATGTCGTATTGCATGGCGATAGCGAGTTCGTTGCGACCAGGGCAGAACAGGTATTGGGCGATATTGGTGAGGATGTCGTCAATCCGGTTATACAGGCATTATCTCCTGTGGAACCCGAGCGCACGCACCTGCTGGTCCATGTCCTGGAGCGCGTGCGTGATCCACGAGCGCTTCCGGCGCTTATTCCTCTTTTGCAAACAGCGCAGGCGGGGCAGACGCTGCTGCTGGCCGTTATCCATGCGCTGGGCGAATTCGCCGATGCGCGAGCCGTTCCACCTTTGCTCGCTATACTGGCGCATTCCAATCCATTGCTCCATGAAGGCGCGATCAATGCACTCAGCCGGCTTGGGGAAGTAGCGCTCGACCAGTTGATCGAGGCGTTGGAGGTTTATCAAGACGCGGAACTCATCGCGCGGGTGCAGCGCGCGATTCTCGGCATGGCGCATTTCCCAGGTGAGCAATTGTTGAATAGCCTGGCAAGGGGCAGCGATGCGCAGGCAGAACGGATCATTGATATATTCCTGGAAAAAGGGGCTGAAGCCGCGCAGGTACTGGTCGCCAATCTCTTTCACTCCAACAGGCGTGTGCAGGACTGCGTGCGCCTGATGGTAGGCGAGATGAGCGGGCGCATTATTGTTCCGGCGCTGCTGGACGAGTTACATCGACCGGAGGCTCATTGGAGGGAAGTAATAACCGAATACCTGCTGCGGCATCCTCAGGAAGCCGTTCCCCCCCTGGTCGCCTTGCTGGACGATCCCGAACGCGGCGATCCTGCCTTCGCGGTCTTATCAAACTTCGGCCCGGAGATACTCCCGATGCTGGTGCCAGGCCTGGATTCTTTGAATAATCTGGCGCAGGAGCGCTCGCGGCATATCGTGGTGGAGCTGGTACGCCAGATACCTGAAGCGATTCATGAAGCTGTGCAGCTCTTCAACCTGGGGCTGCCGCAGCGCGCACGCGAGACGCTTGTGCATGTACTGGTCTACGACCTGGCCGAGATAAGCATTCCCACGCTGCTACAAGGGCTGGAAGATGCGCACCTGGTGGGCCATGTTTCGGAGGTACTGGTGCGTATCGTGCAGGAGGATGGCAGGAGCGGCGAAATAGCGCTGAATGCGCTGCTGGATAGCCTGCGTATAGAGCCGAGGCGTCATGGCGCGGCATTTACACTGGTTGATATCGGCGAAAAAGCTGTTCCCGGCGTGGGCAGGTTGATTACCGATGCCGAGGCGCATGTGGCGGAGACAGCACAAAATATATTGAGCGAGATGGGCGTACCGGCTTTTGCCTTCATCTGGTCGGCGCGCAGCGATACAAGCAATCCTGAACGGCGTGAAGCTGCCCGCACCATCTTTCGCAAGATGCGCACGGTCGTCATCAAGGATGAGCTTGTCGAGCTACTGAATAGCAGTGAGCTGGATAAGGTTTCTATGGCGCTGATATTGTTGTTGGAGCGCATTCACGATGAGGCCTTGCAGCCAGGATCAGAGCATGAAATGATACCGGCGCTGCTGGAACATGTGCAAACACATAGCGATGAGCAGGCGAGCCTGCGGGTGCTGGCATTGTTGTTGCTCCTGGGCGCGAATATGGTACTGACCCATATGGTTCAAGCGCTGTATGACTATCCAAGCCACCAGGAGCGCATCATCCAGGCATTCTTGCTGCTCGGTGAGGAGGCGGAAGAGAGCCTTTTGGATATGCTGCATGATCCCGATGCGCCTACCAGCCTGCGCGCTGAGGCTGCGGGAGTGCTGGGCATTATCGCACCACACCAGGATATCCGGGAATATGCGAGTATGCTGGGTGAATATGGTTTATGGGCAGGACGTTCGACCGGTCGCTCTAGCCTCCTGCAACCCGACCGTCTTGCTATCTCGCTGCGCGCCCTTGGCGGCTTGCTGGCAGGAGGTCATTGGGATATTAACGAATTACTTAGTATGCGCAATGCGAGCCGGGAGGGCAGCGCGGAGCGCGAGTTGTATGATATCTTGCTGGGATGGCGCAACAGTCCGCGTATCGCGCTGCTTCAACACGATCTGGAAAACGAGCGCCAGCAGCGCAAACAAGATGTATTGAATTTCACACAAAAAATTCTCGAACTGAATGCTCAGGTACAGGAACTTGAAGAAGATCTCGAGCAGGTACGCCAGGAACACAGTTCGCGCAGTGAGGAACTGGAGTATGCCACACGGGAGATCGACCATTTACGCGTCAACCTGAACGACGCGATGCAGGAGAAACAGACGATGCGCAACAGGCTACAACAGGCGCTGAAGGAGAATGAGGCGCTGCAGACTGAAAATCAGCGATGGAGCGCCTACTGCGACCGGTTAGAAGATGAGATCAAGCATTTAAAGGGAGCATGA